One Molothrus ater isolate BHLD 08-10-18 breed brown headed cowbird chromosome 13, BPBGC_Mater_1.1, whole genome shotgun sequence DNA window includes the following coding sequences:
- the MORF4L1 gene encoding mortality factor 4-like protein 1: protein MAPKQDPKPKFQEGERVLCFHGPLLYEAKCVKVAIKDKQVKYFIHYSGWNKNWDEWVPESRVLKYVDTNLQKQKELQKANQEQYAEGKMRGAAPGKKTSGLQQKNVEVFFRRDGAHAVCCLETPAISTRKTKKNKQKTPGIGEGSSTSETPQPPRKKRARVDPTVESEETFMNRVEVKVKIPEELKPWLVDDWDLITRQKQLFYLPAKKNVDSILEDYANYKKSRGNTDNKEYAVNEVVAGIKEYFNVMLGTQLLYKFERPQYAEILADHPDAPMSQVYGAPHLLRLFVRIGAMLAYTPLDEKSLALLLNYLHDFLKYLAKNSSALFSASDYEVAPPEYHRKAV from the exons ATGGCGCCCAAGCAGGACCCCAAGCCCAAGTTCCAGGAGG GTGAGCGAGTGCTTTGTTTCCATGGACCTCTCCTTTATGAAGCCAAG TGTGTAAAGGTTGCCATAAAGGACAAGCAAGTGAAATACTTTATCCACTACAGTGGCTGGAATAAAAA ctgggatgaATGGGTTCCAGAAAGCAGAGTGCTCAAATACGTGGATACCAacctgcagaaacaaaaagaactcCAGAAGGCCAACCA GGAACAATATGCAGAGGGGAAGatgagaggagctgctccaggcaagAAGACTTCTGGTCTGCAGCAGAAGAATGTTGAAGT gtttTTCCGGCGGGATGGAGCCCACGCCGTGTGCTGCCTGGAGACCCCGGCCATCTCCACACG gaaaacaaaaaagaacaagcAGAAAA ctccaggcattggggaggggagcagcaccAGTGAGACTCCCCAGCCTCCCAGGAAGAAGAGGGCTCGGGTGGATCCAACTGTTGAAAGT GAGGAGACGTTTATGAACAGAGTTGAAGTGAAGGTGAAGATCCCTGAAGAGCTGAAGCCATGGCTGGTGGATGACTGGGACTTGATCACCAGGCAGAAACAG CTCTTCTACCTCCCTGCCAAGAAGAATGTGGACTCCATTTTAGAGGATTATGCAAACTACAAAAAATCCCGAGGAAATACTGATAACAA ggagtACGCTGTCAACGAGGTGGTGGCTGGGATCAAGGAGTATTTCAATGTCATGCTGGGCACCCAGCTGCTGTACAAGTTCGAGAGGCCCCAGTACGCAGAGATCCTGGCGGATCACCCCGACGCCCCCATGTCCCAGGTCTACGGGGCCCCACACCTCCTGAGGCTCTTTG TGCGGATCGGAGCCATGCTGGCCTACACGCCCCTGGATGAGAAGAGTCTGGCTTTGCTCTTGAACTACTTGCATGACTTCTTAAA ATACTTAGCGAAGAATTCCTCTGCGTTGTTCAGTGCCAGCGATTACGAGGTGGCCCCTCCGGAGTACCACCGGAAGGCGGTGTAA
- the ADAMTS7 gene encoding LOW QUALITY PROTEIN: A disintegrin and metalloproteinase with thrombospondin motifs 7 (The sequence of the model RefSeq protein was modified relative to this genomic sequence to represent the inferred CDS: deleted 1 base in 1 codon), which translates to MAAPAALRPLLPLVPVAAALALAAGGGTAGTEPRSGSDIVHPIKVDESGAFLSYDLSHRALHRRSPASRSKLPAFYELQYRGQPLKFNLSLNRHLLAPGFVSERRFGGIAGAKIQPRSYNPCHMIGEVRGPLQVGLAALSTCDGLKGVFQLMNEDYFIEPVSSSPREEGAAQPHRIYKRQVLEARAEQGRSAPAPREPCGVPESQESLERSERRRERWEQKQHRRRRRRIKQRSISREKWVETLVVADTKMVEFHGSANIEKYVLTVMNMVAGLFHHASIGNPINIAIVRLILLEHEEEDLKISHHADNTLKSFCKWQKSINVKGDSHPLHHDVAVLLTRKDICAAMNRPCETLGLSHVAGMCQPHRSCNINEDTGLPLAFTVAHELGHSFGIQHDGSSNDCEPVGKRPFIMSPQLLYDTSPLTWSRCSREYITRFLDRGWGLCLDDPPARELLDFPLVPPGVLYDVGHQCRLQYGPYSTFCDDMDSVCSTLWCTVGNTCHSKLDAAVDGTACGESKWCFNGECVPVGFRPEPIDGGWSSWSAWASCSRSCGAGVQSAERHCSHPTPKYGGRYCLGERKRFRICNVRRCPLDKPSFRQVQCSQFNPMLYKGKLYKWTPVPNNMNPCELHCRPEHEYFAEKLRDAVVDGTPCYDSDASRDVCINGICKNVGCDYEIDSHAVEDRCGVCHGDGSTCHTVHKTFEDSEGLGYVDIGIIPVGAREIRIEEVAEAGNFLALRSEDPEKYFLNGGWTIQWNGDYRVAGTTFTYKRTGNWENLTSPGPTVEPVWIQLLFQETNPGVRYQYTIQRPADSENEIEQPEFLWRFGSWTTCTATCGTGVQRQVVHCVERLAGLVEERFCDALTRPDDQQRTCSEEPCPARWWVGEWQQCSATCGRAGLMKRTVLCIQSVGLDEQRALQPADCQHLTKPDATMPCHPEVPCPSPWALGNWSECSVTCGNGTQRRPVHCSNSTGAPCDPAQRPSPERLCSLPQCHQEWDSTDWSGSGSSSREVFNEIHYIPSNHVPKFNPLVPNVPESNDVNVITEEDFSARKGNVFVDDFYYDYNFINFHEDLSYYPFTEKESKGEEPKAELSTDGTEGPWELPTESLLTTELGGESQGQPGPEEEHTSAPVRGQDTEPGGDLASSDLLSMGPEDVGSATPRYSTPGFLGEQEEDTVPVPHSEHHPPTQSSVSPNSANQGQAGPWDEPHGAVPSRSSLGQDLPAPWGPHPADVGRGSAQVDVSLGPAARGSSSSSEGRVGTQGRGTAGRGHGDSREVALATSSGIPGAAPQPSEQHGWAGMPEGMLDTWAGGQSHGTERADLALHGPGWEVAGSAGSPHPALSPRPVGQGGHQPELHSPTAPTSTPSLATTAPPVPLSPAMPGPGTQLTSSGLSQQGGLGPAVPTAPAHGPPAHTAGPPREWGTQGVSLHPDLASRHTELTSHGTPLSIPAPRDPSPWAPPETPTRDPSPWAPPGTPTRDPSPWAPPETPTRDPSPWAPPETPTRDPSPWAPPGTSPRDPSPWAPSETPTRDPSPWAPPGTPTRDPSPWAPPGTPTRDPSLWAAPGTPTRDPSPWAPSETPTRDPSPWAPPETPTRDPSPWAPPETPTRDPSPWAPPETPTRDPSPWAPPGTPASSDRGQELSQPSPLPPLLWEKRLEEEEEEEEEEALLPPSPPAAAPAKPSWEVGNWSECSATCGLGAVWRSVRCSSGPDGGCPAADRPVPARRCSLRPCSAWRVGTWSKCSRSCGGGTKVRDVHCVDTRDQRLLRPFHCQAGLAQPPAQLPCHSAPCLDWYTSSWRECSEPCGGGEQARLVTCPEPGRCEESLRPNSTRPCNSQPCTTWVVGSWGQCSAPCGGGIQRRQVKCIDTRSGVAEEDSSLCDHEPRPESTQKCNPQECDSSEPGVPCERDRLSFAFCRTLRLLGRCPLPTVRAQCCRSCQRGQQRGQQRLSRR; encoded by the exons ATGGCGGCCCCGGCCGCGCTGCGCCCGCTCCTGCCCCTCGTCCCCGTGGCCGCCGCGCTGGCGCTGGCCGCGGGCGGGGGCACCGCGGGGACAG AGCCGCGCTCCGGCAGCGACATCGTCCATCCCATCAAGGTCGACGAGAGCGGAGCCTTCCTGTCCTACGACTTGTCCCACCGGGCCCTTCACCGGAGGTCTCCTGCCTCCAGGAGCAAGCTCCCCGCCTTCTACGAGCTGCAGTACAGAGGGCAACCCCTGAAATTCAACCTGAGCCTCAACAGGCACCTCCTGGCCCCGGGCTTTGTCAGCGAGAGGCGTTTCGGGGGCATCGCCGGCGCCAAGATCCAGCCCCGCTCCTACAACCCGTGCCACATGATCGGGGAGGTGCGGGGCCCGCTGCAGGTGGGGctggctgccctcagcaccTGCGATGGCCTG AAAGGTGTGTTTCAGCTCATGAACGAGGACTATTTCATCGAGCCCGTGTCCAGCAGCCCccgggaggagggagcagcacagccccacaggatcTACAAGCGCCAGGTGCTGGaggccagggctgagcagggcaggagcgCCCCAGCCCCACGGGAGCCCTGCGGCGTGCCAG AGTCTCAGGAAAGCCTGGAGCGGTCTGAGAGGCGCAGGGAGAGGtgggagcagaagcagcacaggaggaggaggaggaggatcaAGCAGCGCTCCATCAGCAGGGAGAAGTGGGTGGAGACGCTGGTGGTGGCAGACACCAAGATGGTGGAGTTCCACGGCAGTGCCAACATCGAGAAGTACGTGCTGACCGTCATGAACATG GTGGCAGGGCTGTTCCACCACGCCAGCATCGGGAACCCCATCAACATCGCCATAGTGCGGCTGATCCTGCTGGAGCACGAGGAG GAGGACCTGAAGATCTCCCACCACGCAGACAACACCTTGAAAAGCTTCTGCAAGTGGCAGAAGAGCATCAACGTGAAGGGAGACTCCCACCCCCTGCACCACGACGTCGCCGTGCTGCTCACCAG GAAGGACATCTGTGCTGCCATGAACAGGCCCTGTGAgaccctggggctgtcccacgTGGCCGGGATGTGCCAGCCCCACCGGAGCTGCAACATCAACGAGGACACGGGGCTGCCGCTCGCCTTCACCGTGGCCCACGAGCTGGGACACAG TTTTGGGATTCAGCATGATGGAAGCAGCAATGACTGTGAGCCAGTTGGGAAAAGACCTTTCATCATGTCTCCACAGCTCCTGTATGACACGTCCCCACTCACCTGGTCCCGCTGCAGCCGCGAGTACATCACACGCTTCCTCGA ccggggctgggggctgtgcctggaTGATCCCCCAGCCCGGGAGCTGCTGGACTTTCCCCTGGTGCCCCCGGGTGTCCTGTACGACGTGGGCCACCAGTGCCGGCTGCAGTACGGCCCCTACTCCACCTTCTGCGACGACATGGAC AGTGTCTGCAGCACGCTGTGGTGCACGGTGGGGAACACGTGTCACTCCAAGCTGGATGCAGCTGTGGATGGCACAGCCTGCGGGGAGAGCAAG TGGTGCTTCAATGGCGAGTGTGTTCCCGTGGGCTTCCGGCCCGAGCCCATCGACGGcggctggagctcctggagcgCCTGGGCCTCCTGCTCCcgcagctgtggggcaggagtgCAGAGTGCTGAGAGGCACTGCAGCCACCCCAC GCCCAAGTACGGGGGCCGGTACTGCCTGGGCGAGCGCAAGCGGTTCCGGATCTGCAACGTGCGGCGCTGCCCCCTGGACAAGCCCTCCTTCCGCCAGGTCCAGTGCAGCCAGTTCAACCCCATGCTCTACAAGGGGAAGCTCTACAAGTGGACTCCAGTGCCCAACAACA TGAACCCCTGCGAGCTGCACTGCCGGCCCGAGCACGAGTACTTTGCGGAGAAGCTGCGGGACGCGGTGGTGGACGGCACGCCCTGCTACGACAGCGACGCCAGCCGCGACGTCTGCATCAACGGCATCTGCAAG AACGTGGGCTGTGACTATGAGATTGACTCGCACGCCGTGGAGGATCGCTGCGGGGTGTGCCACGGGGACGGCTCCACCTGCCACACCGTCCACAAGACCTTCGAGGACAGCGAGGGGCTGG GCTATGTGGACATTGGGATTATCCCCGTGGGAGCCCGGGAGATCCGGATTGAAGAGGTGGCAGAAGCCGGGAATTTCCTGGCGCTGCGGAGCGAGGAC CCTGAGAAGTATTTCCTGAATGGAGGCTGGACCATCCAGTGGAACGGGGACTACAGGGTGGCAGGGACCACCTTCACCTACAAGAGGACAGGCAACTGGGAGAACCTCACCTCTCCGGGGCCCACCGTGGAGCCCGTGTGGATCCAG ctgctgttcCAGGAGACCAACCCCGGGGTGAGGTACCAGTACACGATCCAGCGCCCAGCTGACAGCGAGAACGAGATCGAGCAGCCCGAGTTCCTGTGGCGCTTTGGCTCCTGGACCACCTGCACGGCCACCTGTGGgacag GGGTGCAGCGGCAGGTGGTGCACTGCGTGGAGAGGCTGGCGGGGCTGGTGGAGGAGCGGTTCTGCGACGCGCTGACGCGCCCCGACGACCAGCAGCGCACCTGCAGCgaggagccctgcccagccag GTGGTGGGTGGGTGAgtggcagcagtgctcagcCACGTGTGGCCGGGCAGGGCTGATGAAGAGGACGGTGCTGTGCATCCAGAGCGTGGGGCTGGATGAGCAGAgggccctgcagccagcagacTGCCAGCACCTCACCAAGCCAGATGCCACCATGCCCTGCCACCCAGAGGTCCCCTGCCCCTCCCCGTGGGCTCTGGGCAACTGGTCCGAG TGCTCAGTGACCTGTGGGAACGGGACCCAGCGGCGCCCCGTGCACTGCAGCAACAGCACTGGGGCCCCGTGCGACCCTGCCCAGAGACCCAGCCCCGAGAGGCTTTGCTCCTTGCCACAGTGCCACCAGGAATGGGACAGCACAGACTGGTCTGGCAGCggctcctccagcagggagGTGTTTAATGAAATCCATTACATCCCCAGCAACCACGTTCCTAAATTTAACCCCTTAGTCCCAAACGTCCCGGAGTCCAACGATGTCAACGTCATCACCGAGGAGGACTTCTCAGCCAGGAAAGGAAACGTCTTTGTTGATGACTTTTACTACGATTATAACTTCATCAACTTCCACGAGGATCTGTCCTACTACCCCTTCACGGAGAAGGAGAGCAAAGGCGAGgagccaaaggcagagctgagcacgGATGGCACGGAggggccctgggagctgcccactGAGTCCCTGCTCACCACCGAGCTGGGAGGAGAGAGCCAGGGCCAGCCGGGCCCCGAGGAGGAGCACACTTCTGCCCCTGTGCGTGGGCAAGACACAGAGCCTGGGGGGGATTTAGCCTCGAGTGACCTCCTGAGCATGGGCCCCGAGGATGTGGGGTCAGCCACTCCCAGATACAGCACCCCTGGCTTTTTGggtgagcaggaggaggatACGGTGCCTGTGCCCCACTCTGAGCATCACCCGCCCACTCAGAGCTCTGTGAGCCCCAACTCTGCAAaccagggccaggcagggccctGGGATGAGCCCCACGGAGCcgtgcccagcaggagcagcctggggcaggatctccctgctccctggggtcCCCACCCCGCTGATGTGGGCcggggcagtgcccaggtggaTGTGTCCCTTGGGCCAGCAGCacggggcagcagcagcagcagcgagggccgtgtgggcacacagggacgtggcactgcagggagaggcCACGGGGACTCCAGGGAAGTGGCTCTGGCCACCAGCAGCGGCATTCCtggtgcagccccacagcccagcgAGCAGCACgggtgggcagggatgccagaggGGATGCTGGACACGTGGGCAGGAGGGCAATCCCATGGCACGGAGAGGGCAGATCTTGCCCTGCATGGCCcgggctgggaggtggcagggagtgctggcagcccccaccctgccctgagTCCCCgtcctgtgggacagggagggcaccAGCCAGAgctccacagccccacagcccccacctCAACCCCCTCGCTGGCCACAACAGCCCCTCCagtgcccctgtcccctgccatgCCCGGGCCAGGCACCCAGCTCACCTCCAGTGGCCTCAGCCAGCAGGGTGGCCTGGGCCCAGCcgtgcccacagccccagctcatgGCCCACCTGCCCACACTGCAGGGCCCCCCCGGGaatgggggacacagggggtgTCCCTGCACCCGGATCTGGCATCACGCCACACTGAGCTGACCTCCCACGGGACCCCACTCAGCATCCCTGCTCCGAGGGACCCCTCACCATGGGCACCCCCAGAGACACCAACGAGGGACCCCTCACCATGGgcacccccagggacaccaaCGAGGGACCCCTCACCATGGGCACCCCCAGAGACACCAACGAGGGACCCCTCACCATGGGCACCCCCAGAGACACCAACGAGGGACCCCTCACCATGGGCACCCCCAGGGACATCACCGAGGGACCCCTCACCATGGGCACCCTCAGAGACACCAACGAGGGACCCCTCACCGTGGgcacccccagggacaccaaCGAGGGACCCCTCACCATGGgcacccccagggacaccaaCGAGGGACCCCTCACtgtgggcagccccagggacaccaaCGAGGGACCCCTCACCATGGGCACCCTCAGAGACACCAACGAGGGACCCCTCACCATGGGCACCCCCAGAGACACCAACGAGGGACCCCTCACCATGGGCACCCCCAGAGACACCAACGAGGGACCCCTCACCATGGGCACCCCCAGAGACACCAACGAGGGACCCCTCACCATGGgcacccccagggacacctgcctCCAGTGACAGGGGGCAGGAgttgtcccagcccagccctttgccccccctgctctgggagaagaggctggaggaggaggaggaggaggaggaggaggaggctctgCTTCCACCGTcaccccctgcagcagcccctgccaagccCAGCTGGGAGGTCGGGAACTGGAGTGAG TGCTCGGCCACGTGCGGCCTGGGCGCGGTGTGGCGCTCCGTGCGCTGCAGCAGTGGCCCTGACGGTGGCTGTCCCGCGGCCGACAGGCCCGTCCCCGCCCGGAGGTGCTCCCTGAGACCCTGCTCGGCCTGGCGTGTGGGCACCTGGAGCAAG tgctccaggagctgtggcGGGGGCACCAAGGTGCGGGACGTTCACTGCGTTGACACCCGGGACCAGCGGCTGCTGCGGCCCTTCCACTGCCAGgcggggctggcacagcccccggcacagctgccctgccaCAGTGCCCCGTGCCTGGACTGGTACACGTCCTCCTGGAGAGAG TGCTCGGAGCCGTGTGGCGGTGGGGAGCAGGCCCGGCTGGTGACGTGCCCGGAGCCGGGGCGCTGCGAGGAGAGCCTGAGGCCCAACAGCACCCGGCCCTGCaacagccagccctgcaccacCTGGGTGGtgggctcctggggacag tgctcagctccctgtggaGGGGGCATCCAGCGGCGGCAGGTGAAGTGCATCGACACCAGGAGCGGGGTGGCCGAGGAGGACAGCAGCCTGTGTGACCACGAGCCCCGGCCAGAGAGCACCCAGAAGTGCAACCCCCAGGAGTGCGACAGCTCCGAGCCAG